The sequence AAAAACTTGCCACCTATGTAAAGAGCTTAAAAAAATGATCAGGGTGTTAAATGGCTTTGGATCTTGAAAAACTTTCTTTTCCAGATGAGCCTGGTGTTTATTTAATGAAGGATAAGAAAGAAAAGATTATCTATATTGGTAAAGCTAATTCTTTGTCTAAGAGAATAAAATCTCATTTTCAGAACAAAGAGGACTTTATTAAGAAAGAATATTTAATTCCTTTAGTTGATAAGATTGAATATATAATCACCAGAGATAAGATTGAATCTTTAATCTTAGAAGCTAATTTAATTAAAAAACATCAGCCTCGATTTAATATTAAATTAAAGGACGATAAGAGCTATCCGTATATTAAGATTGACCTAAATAAAGCTTACCCCCGGATGGTAGTAACTAGAAAAAGATTAGATGATCAAGCAGAATATTTTGGTCCTTATCCTTATGTGAAAGGCTTGAGAAAAACTCTCCAAATTATTAAAGAATTATTTCCCCTAAGATTATGCCATAAGATAAATCAAGTAAAAAAGAAACCTTGTTTAAACTATGATATTAAGTTTTGTTTAGCTCCTTGTGCCGATTTAATAAGCCAAGATAATTATTATCAAATAGCTCATCAGGCTTGTGAATTCTTAAGAGGTGAAAAAAGCGAACTTTTAGACAAGCTAAAAATCCAGATGAAAAATTTTTCTAAAGAGCTGAAGTTTGAGGAAGCAGCTAAATTAAGGGATAAGATTACCTTGATTGAAGGGATATTAAAACATCAAGAAACGGTAATTTCCAAAGAAGATATCGATGTCATAGCTTTATCTTTCAGCCGTACCTTAGCTATTGTTGTGATCTTACTCATAAGGGGTAAAAGAATTTCAGATCAAAGAACCTTCTTATTGGACAATGTTAAGTATCTAAGAATAAGCGAATCACAACTTCTTGCTAATTTTCTTAAGCAGTATTACTTAAATAAAGACTTTATTCCTTCTGAGATCATCCTTCCTTACAAGGTAGAGGATCAAGAAATACTTGAAGCTTGGTTAAAAGATATAGCTAAAAGAAAGGTAAAAATAGCTACTCCTAATCATGAAAAGAAGAGACTTTTAGACTTAGCTTTACTTAATGCTGATGCTATTTTAGCTCAAAAAGAGACGGGTAGTGTCTTAATGCAACTTAAGGATCTTCTCAAGTTAGAAAAACTACCTATCTATATCGAAGGATTTGATATCTCTAATCTGAGCAGAGAAAATGCCGTCGGTTCTTGTGTCGTATTTAAGGAAGGAAGGCCTGTCAAAAAAGAATATCGGAAGTTCAAGATAAAGACAATCAAAACTCAAGATGATTTTGCAATGTTAGGAGAAATAGTAGAAAGAAGGTGTCAGAGATTATTAAAAGAAAATAAAGATTTACCTAATTTAATGGTTGTCGATGGTGGTAAAGGCCAGCAAAATTTTGTTAAAAAAGCCTTAGAAGGAATAGGAATTACAGAGATTGAAGTAGCGGCCATCGCTAAAGAGCGGCCAAGATTAAAAAAAGAAGATCGTATCTTTCTTCCCCACGAAAGAGAAGATGTAACTCTTCCTAAAAATTCACCAGCCTTAAGATTAATTCAAAATATCCGTAACGAAGCTCACCGATTTGCGATAAGTTATCATAAAAAATTACGAAGTAAGGAGATGGTTAAAAATGACCAAGTTATTACTCATTAGACATGCGGAGTCCCTCTGGAATGCGGAAAATATAGTCCAGGGCCAGATGAATTCTCCCTTAACTCCTTTAGGCATAAAACAAGCAGA is a genomic window of bacterium containing:
- the uvrC gene encoding excinuclease ABC subunit UvrC, which gives rise to MALDLEKLSFPDEPGVYLMKDKKEKIIYIGKANSLSKRIKSHFQNKEDFIKKEYLIPLVDKIEYIITRDKIESLILEANLIKKHQPRFNIKLKDDKSYPYIKIDLNKAYPRMVVTRKRLDDQAEYFGPYPYVKGLRKTLQIIKELFPLRLCHKINQVKKKPCLNYDIKFCLAPCADLISQDNYYQIAHQACEFLRGEKSELLDKLKIQMKNFSKELKFEEAAKLRDKITLIEGILKHQETVISKEDIDVIALSFSRTLAIVVILLIRGKRISDQRTFLLDNVKYLRISESQLLANFLKQYYLNKDFIPSEIILPYKVEDQEILEAWLKDIAKRKVKIATPNHEKKRLLDLALLNADAILAQKETGSVLMQLKDLLKLEKLPIYIEGFDISNLSRENAVGSCVVFKEGRPVKKEYRKFKIKTIKTQDDFAMLGEIVERRCQRLLKENKDLPNLMVVDGGKGQQNFVKKALEGIGITEIEVAAIAKERPRLKKEDRIFLPHEREDVTLPKNSPALRLIQNIRNEAHRFAISYHKKLRSKEMVKNDQVITH